GCGACCTCGGCGGCGAGCGCCGCGACGGCATCGCCCGGGGCCCACACCTCGAATCGGGCGGCGTCGTCCCACGCCGTCTCACCCAGCACCGCCTCGTGGCGTGCGACCCAGTCGCGCAGCACGTTGTCGAAGCGGCCGGCGTCGGCATGCGGCACGGGGACGACCACCTGGGCGAGCACTCGCCGGTCGACGAGCGCCGCGAGATCCAGCGCCTCGGACACTGCAGACGAGTACGCGCGCACCAGCCCGCCCGCGCCGAGCTTGATCCCGCCGAAGTAGCGCGTCACGACCGCGACGACATCGGTGAGCTCGCGGCGGCGCAGCACCTCGAGCATCGGCATCCCCGCCGTGCCGGACGGTTCGCCGTCGTCGGATGACCGGGCTCGGTCGCCGCGCAGCCCGGTGACCTGCGCGCTGCAGTTGTGCCGCGCGTCCCAGTACCGCTTCTTCACCGCCGCGATGATCTCGTCGGCCTGCTCCGACGACGACACCGGCGCCACATGCGTGAGGAACCGCGACTTGCGGATCACTAGCTCGTGGTCGACCGCCGCGGCGATCGTGGACGGATACCCGCTCACTCCGGCAGCCGCCCGATCGTACCGCTCTCGAGCTCGCCGCCGGTCAGCTCGACGAGCCGGCGCAGCGTCAGCAGGTTCCGCGCCGTTCCGGCCGTGCCGAGCGCCCGGTCGAGGACGGCCCGGGTGAGCTTCGTGCTCGCCGCCCCGCCGGTGCCGTAGTCGATCCACAGGTCCTGCCCCTGCAGGGCGACTCGCTCGCCGGGAAGCAGCTTCCCCTGCAGGGCTTGCACGGCACCGGCCTGCGGCTCGGACTCGAGGAACATGATGTGCAGCATCCTGTCGGCGGCGGCATCCGGGAACGGGTTCTCCGCCAGTGCCCGGACCAGCTCGTCGTGGGTGCGGGCGATCACGGGGGTGTCGACGTCGAAGGCCTCTCGGATCAGTGCCCGCACCTGCGCGCACACGGCGCCGAGCCCGCCAGGCCCGTCAGACCCATCGGGCCCGCCGGCTCCGTCCGGCAGATCGCACAGGACGTTGCCGCTGGCGATGTACGTGGACACCCCGGTCAGGTCGGTGCGCTCGGCCAGCAGAGCGCGCAGCTCGGCCATCGGCACGCGATTGCGGCCCGAGACG
This is a stretch of genomic DNA from Microbacterium sp. YJN-G. It encodes these proteins:
- a CDS encoding IMPACT family protein codes for the protein MSGYPSTIAAAVDHELVIRKSRFLTHVAPVSSSEQADEIIAAVKKRYWDARHNCSAQVTGLRGDRARSSDDGEPSGTAGMPMLEVLRRRELTDVVAVVTRYFGGIKLGAGGLVRAYSSAVSEALDLAALVDRRVLAQVVVPVPHADAGRFDNVLRDWVARHEAVLGETAWDDAARFEVWAPGDAVAALAAEVAAVSGGTVQARETGVERVIDVPR
- a CDS encoding DUF1697 domain-containing protein, whose protein sequence is MRGEGMPARCALLLRAVNVSGRNRVPMAELRALLAERTDLTGVSTYIASGNVLCDLPDGAGGPDGSDGPGGLGAVCAQVRALIREAFDVDTPVIARTHDELVRALAENPFPDAAADRMLHIMFLESEPQAGAVQALQGKLLPGERVALQGQDLWIDYGTGGAASTKLTRAVLDRALGTAGTARNLLTLRRLVELTGGELESGTIGRLPE